In Amycolatopsis coloradensis, one genomic interval encodes:
- a CDS encoding GMC family oxidoreductase, protein MDVIVVGAGSAGSVVARRLADSGAWVTLLEAGGPDTNPAIHDPSRAGELWHGPEDWDYYTVPQPHAANRRLHLPRGKVLGGSHSLNAMIWVRGAPADYDGWDLPGWRWDDVRPVYERIEKDLLDVVPNEPLHPIQQSIVDAAVQIGLPFNPDYNGDELDGVSVQRVTTRDGKRLNTWLAYGRPAAERMTVHTGALVHRLLIEGDRVTGVLAEVDGELRKVFADEVVLAAGALASPAILLRSGIGPVDELEVHGIDVVADLPGVGKNLHDHLLSPVIFATDRRQVDPPAPGRSVTQTHLFWRSHPDLEVPDTQPIHFSVPMYESWMTGPETGFSLMAGMVTPRSRGSLRLSGPSPLDEPLIDLAALEDPADFESLVASVEQCREIGRASALADDWGARELYPGPDADVREYVRRTAITYHHQVGTCRMGTDADSVVDPELAVHGIRGLRIADASVLPRVTTGNTNAPAVLVGEQAARFMLGR, encoded by the coding sequence ATGGACGTCATCGTGGTGGGAGCGGGTTCGGCCGGTTCGGTGGTCGCCAGGAGACTGGCCGATTCCGGGGCGTGGGTCACCCTGCTCGAAGCGGGCGGGCCGGACACCAATCCGGCCATTCACGACCCTTCGCGGGCCGGAGAGCTGTGGCACGGCCCGGAGGACTGGGACTACTACACCGTCCCGCAGCCGCACGCGGCGAACCGGCGGCTGCACCTGCCACGCGGCAAGGTGCTCGGCGGGTCGCATTCGCTCAACGCGATGATCTGGGTGCGCGGCGCCCCGGCCGACTACGACGGCTGGGACCTGCCGGGCTGGCGATGGGACGACGTTCGCCCGGTGTACGAACGGATCGAGAAGGATCTGCTCGACGTCGTACCGAACGAGCCGTTGCATCCGATCCAGCAGTCCATTGTGGACGCGGCGGTGCAGATCGGCCTGCCGTTCAATCCGGATTACAACGGCGACGAGCTCGACGGCGTGTCGGTGCAACGCGTCACCACGCGCGACGGCAAACGGCTCAACACCTGGCTCGCCTACGGCCGGCCCGCGGCCGAGCGGATGACCGTGCACACGGGAGCGCTCGTGCACCGGTTGCTCATCGAGGGCGACAGGGTGACCGGCGTGCTCGCCGAGGTCGACGGCGAACTGCGCAAGGTCTTCGCCGACGAGGTCGTGCTCGCCGCCGGCGCGCTGGCGTCCCCGGCGATCCTGCTGCGCAGTGGGATCGGCCCGGTCGACGAGCTGGAGGTGCACGGTATCGACGTCGTCGCGGACCTGCCGGGCGTCGGGAAGAACCTGCACGACCATCTGCTCTCGCCGGTCATCTTCGCGACCGATCGCCGTCAGGTCGATCCGCCCGCGCCCGGCCGCTCGGTCACGCAGACCCATCTGTTCTGGCGCAGCCACCCTGATTTGGAGGTGCCCGACACCCAGCCGATCCACTTCAGCGTGCCGATGTACGAGTCGTGGATGACCGGTCCGGAGACCGGGTTCTCGCTGATGGCGGGCATGGTCACGCCACGCAGCCGGGGCAGTCTCCGGCTTTCGGGGCCGAGCCCGCTCGACGAGCCGCTGATCGACCTGGCCGCGCTGGAGGATCCGGCCGACTTCGAGAGCCTGGTCGCGTCGGTCGAGCAGTGCCGGGAGATCGGCCGCGCGTCCGCGCTGGCCGACGACTGGGGCGCCCGCGAGCTGTATCCGGGGCCGGACGCCGATGTCCGCGAGTACGTCCGGCGGACCGCGATCACCTACCACCACCAGGTCGGGACCTGCCGGATGGGCACCGACGCCGACTCCGTGGTCGACCCGGAGCTCGCCGTGCACGGGATCCGCGGGCTCCGGATCGCCGACGCGTCGGTGCTGCCGCGGGTGACCACGGGCAACACCAACGCGCCGGCGGTGCTGGTCGGCGAGCAGGCCGCCAGGTTCATGCTCGGCCGATAA
- a CDS encoding zinc-binding dehydrogenase: protein MVNRTEAAVLTEHGSALTLRELPLPEEPEPGAALVRITCTTLCGTDVHLWSGQMTFPGMLPMVLGHEMVGEVVAVGPGTTDTLGREITEGDRIGWSESTCGKCYGCTILREPVACDRRGYGFLQRSDVFPYATGGLVRYCYVTPGAAKLLLPDDVKDTWASMSGCAGKTVLRAVSRSGGIRPGATVVVQGAGALGVFATAVARISGAGDVITIGGPADRLKIAERFGATATIPVDGSAEDRVERVKELTGGRGADHVFDFAGGPTIGEEAVAFAAQRGTIAIVGSTGPAPSPVALGTVMGKELTVVGSLNGDIADYHGSVDFFRTFADRLPWDELFSAPVGLSQASQSVESMSRLGELKAVIDPRLP, encoded by the coding sequence ATGGTCAACAGAACCGAAGCGGCGGTGCTCACCGAACACGGCTCCGCGCTCACCTTGCGGGAACTACCGCTGCCCGAGGAGCCGGAACCGGGCGCCGCGCTGGTCCGGATCACCTGCACCACCTTGTGCGGCACCGACGTGCACCTCTGGTCCGGCCAGATGACCTTCCCCGGCATGCTCCCGATGGTGCTGGGCCACGAAATGGTCGGCGAGGTGGTGGCCGTCGGACCGGGGACCACCGACACGCTCGGCCGCGAGATCACTGAGGGCGACCGCATCGGCTGGTCCGAGTCGACCTGTGGAAAGTGTTACGGCTGCACGATCTTGCGTGAACCGGTCGCGTGCGACAGACGCGGATACGGGTTCCTCCAGCGTTCCGACGTCTTCCCGTACGCCACCGGCGGGCTCGTGCGGTACTGCTACGTGACTCCCGGCGCGGCGAAGCTTCTCCTGCCCGACGACGTCAAGGACACTTGGGCCTCGATGTCGGGCTGCGCGGGCAAAACCGTGCTGCGAGCCGTCTCGCGATCGGGCGGGATCCGTCCTGGGGCGACCGTCGTGGTCCAGGGCGCGGGCGCGCTGGGCGTGTTCGCCACCGCGGTCGCGCGGATCTCCGGCGCGGGCGACGTGATCACCATCGGCGGTCCCGCCGATCGGCTGAAGATCGCTGAGCGTTTCGGGGCCACAGCGACGATCCCGGTCGACGGCAGCGCCGAAGACCGCGTCGAGCGAGTCAAGGAACTCACCGGCGGCCGGGGCGCCGACCACGTCTTCGACTTCGCCGGCGGGCCGACCATCGGCGAAGAGGCCGTCGCCTTCGCCGCCCAGCGCGGGACCATCGCGATCGTCGGCTCCACCGGTCCCGCGCCCTCCCCCGTGGCGCTGGGCACTGTGATGGGCAAGGAACTCACGGTCGTCGGGTCGCTCAACGGCGACATCGCCGACTACCACGGCTCGGTGGACTTCTTCCGCACGTTCGCCGATCGGCTGCCGTGGGACGAACTCTTCAGCGCGCCCGTCGGTCTTTCCCAAGCTTCGCAGAGTGTCGAGTCGATGTCGCGGCTCGGTGAACTCAAAGCCGTCATCGACCCCCGTCTGCCCTAG
- a CDS encoding amidohydrolase: protein MPSHRIRPASLVVRGGPVLTFDPADTVVRAMAVRDGRIVALGDVALDHIGPETEVVDLAGRTVLPGINDSHLHATWLGARWPDTLIGGAGFTGGEEKTVRSAVERRAAILRAGDLCASLGITSYTEPGLGPGETGCFSVEVLEEYARLADDGLLRARVTALRLFGLLDGASSLADFRRGLAIPPPAANPLWLTVPGVKIFADGIPPMRSAWTRHCYADGSHGALLVDGDDDPGRAGNLAAMISLAHDAGMTVAVHATGDRSIEAALASLRRGDHLVHGDLVTTDQLARMASAGVGLTTQPAIAVAMRGMLTDALGAEVGARAWPLAEMLASGVPLTLSSDAPVVTPDWRVHIAAAARMLEVSDVDAELMSRLLRCYTVAAAEQDGGADWKGSLTVGRVADFCVLAANPLEVGFADLPDVGVELTVSGGRVVYSGEQLPAVDLEAHSGEMAGVGGGEEQD from the coding sequence ATGCCGTCGCACCGTATTCGTCCCGCTTCACTCGTGGTTCGCGGCGGTCCTGTGCTCACCTTCGACCCGGCGGACACCGTCGTGCGGGCGATGGCCGTGCGTGACGGCCGGATCGTCGCCCTCGGCGATGTCGCGCTGGACCACATCGGCCCGGAGACCGAGGTGGTCGACCTGGCGGGGAGAACCGTTCTGCCCGGTATCAACGATTCCCATCTGCATGCGACCTGGCTCGGTGCGCGGTGGCCGGACACGCTCATCGGCGGTGCCGGATTCACCGGGGGAGAAGAGAAAACGGTGCGTTCCGCGGTCGAACGGCGAGCCGCCATCCTGCGTGCGGGTGACCTGTGCGCGTCGCTGGGCATCACGAGCTACACCGAACCCGGCCTGGGGCCTGGCGAGACCGGGTGTTTCAGCGTCGAGGTGCTGGAGGAGTACGCGAGGCTGGCCGATGACGGGCTTCTGCGCGCGAGGGTGACCGCGCTGAGGTTGTTCGGGCTGCTCGACGGTGCCAGTTCGCTGGCGGACTTCCGGCGCGGGCTGGCGATTCCGCCGCCTGCCGCGAATCCGTTGTGGCTCACCGTGCCCGGCGTGAAGATCTTCGCCGACGGAATTCCGCCGATGCGCTCCGCGTGGACGCGCCACTGCTACGCCGACGGTTCACACGGAGCGCTGCTCGTCGACGGCGACGACGATCCTGGCCGTGCGGGCAATCTGGCCGCGATGATCAGTCTCGCCCACGACGCCGGGATGACGGTGGCGGTGCACGCCACGGGGGATCGCAGCATCGAGGCGGCGCTCGCCTCGCTCCGCCGTGGCGACCATCTGGTGCACGGCGATCTGGTGACGACGGATCAACTCGCGCGAATGGCCTCGGCGGGCGTGGGCCTGACCACGCAGCCCGCTATCGCGGTGGCCATGCGGGGGATGCTGACGGACGCACTCGGTGCCGAGGTCGGTGCCCGTGCCTGGCCGCTGGCGGAAATGCTGGCCTCGGGGGTCCCGCTGACCTTGAGCAGTGACGCGCCGGTGGTGACGCCCGATTGGCGGGTGCACATCGCGGCGGCCGCCCGGATGCTGGAAGTGTCCGATGTGGACGCCGAGCTGATGAGCCGGTTGCTGCGCTGCTACACCGTCGCGGCCGCCGAGCAGGACGGTGGGGCGGACTGGAAGGGATCGCTGACCGTGGGCCGCGTCGCGGACTTCTGTGTGCTGGCGGCGAACCCGCTTGAGGTCGGATTCGCGGACCTGCCGGACGTCGGTGTCGAACTCACCGTGTCCGGCGGCCGCGTCGTGTACTCAGGTGAGCAGCTGCCCGCCGTCGATCTGGAGGCTCACTCCGGTGAGATGGCCGGCGTCGGCGGAGGCGAGGAACAGGACTGA
- a CDS encoding DUF2268 domain-containing protein, whose translation MTITVLDTYPAMRAILRAPRPDRAAMLKAMVEPAAGMYRYFPGDVDLVAMHAMGSGFPLDRDEERCLEALGALHEADAWNRIQRALDDAVTAQLAATPGLTVPDITVLTVLGDPGDEHFMGPNLGMTANGSVPGYIHLNFWPYPENLARLEATAVHELNHNLRYSPGGVIWDPATVTVGEQIVSEGLADAFARQLYGDELGYARIGVPHLHDDAVFAKVVSGLEITGMRNFTAWVHGDETAARYGATPVGLPTGAGYAAGNRLVDAYLAATGRTAAEALLADRRDVIDTALG comes from the coding sequence ATGACGATCACCGTTCTCGACACCTACCCCGCGATGCGAGCGATCCTGCGCGCGCCGCGGCCGGACCGCGCCGCGATGCTCAAGGCGATGGTCGAACCCGCTGCCGGAATGTACCGCTACTTCCCCGGCGACGTGGATCTCGTCGCGATGCACGCGATGGGTTCCGGGTTCCCGCTCGACCGCGACGAGGAACGCTGCCTGGAGGCACTCGGAGCACTCCACGAGGCGGACGCCTGGAACCGGATCCAGCGGGCGCTCGACGACGCCGTCACCGCTCAGCTCGCCGCGACGCCCGGACTGACGGTCCCCGACATCACCGTCCTCACCGTGCTGGGTGATCCCGGCGACGAGCACTTCATGGGCCCGAATCTGGGGATGACGGCGAACGGGAGTGTGCCCGGCTACATCCACCTCAACTTCTGGCCGTATCCGGAGAACCTGGCGCGGCTGGAAGCCACGGCCGTCCACGAGTTGAACCACAACCTGCGCTACAGCCCCGGCGGGGTGATCTGGGACCCGGCGACGGTCACCGTCGGCGAGCAGATCGTGTCCGAGGGCCTGGCCGACGCGTTCGCCCGCCAGCTGTACGGCGACGAACTCGGCTACGCCCGCATCGGTGTGCCGCATCTGCACGACGACGCCGTGTTCGCGAAGGTCGTCTCCGGGCTGGAGATCACCGGCATGCGGAACTTCACGGCGTGGGTGCACGGCGACGAGACCGCCGCCCGCTACGGCGCCACACCCGTCGGCCTGCCGACCGGCGCCGGGTACGCGGCCGGCAACCGGCTCGTCGACGCCTATCTGGCCGCGACGGGCCGGACCGCCGCGGAGGCCCTGCTGGCGGACCGCCGCGACGTCATCGACACCGCCCTCGGCTAG
- a CDS encoding alpha/beta hydrolase, with translation MTAFDPELAEALSGLPSGPPLGAESLAEIRRVMADANLSCAEAIGDRDLVWEDRRVPGTDVVVTVVRPRDAKDAPGFYNIHGGGMVLDDRFADLPRMVSLVEEFGFVAVTVDYRLAPEHPHPAPIEDCYAGLTWMVEHAGELGFDPGRLIVGGGSAGGGLSAGIALLARDRGGPALAGQLLLCPMIDSRNDSASTVEFAERGVWGRAANEFGWRSLLNGQTSPYAVPATATDLTGLPPAFIEVGAAEIFRDEDVEYARRLWQAGVPTELHVWAGAYHGFDRIAPDSEVARAALAARASWLRRIIGRA, from the coding sequence GTGACGGCCTTCGATCCCGAACTCGCCGAAGCCCTGAGCGGGCTGCCTTCCGGACCGCCACTGGGCGCCGAATCGCTGGCGGAGATCCGGCGGGTGATGGCCGACGCGAACCTGAGTTGCGCCGAGGCGATCGGCGACCGGGATCTCGTGTGGGAGGACCGACGGGTCCCTGGCACCGACGTGGTCGTCACGGTCGTCAGGCCGAGGGACGCCAAGGACGCGCCGGGGTTCTACAACATCCACGGCGGCGGGATGGTGCTGGACGACCGGTTCGCCGACCTGCCCAGAATGGTCTCGCTGGTCGAGGAGTTCGGCTTCGTCGCGGTGACCGTGGACTACCGGCTCGCTCCCGAACATCCGCATCCGGCGCCGATCGAAGACTGCTACGCGGGCTTGACGTGGATGGTCGAGCACGCGGGCGAACTCGGCTTCGACCCGGGACGGCTGATCGTGGGCGGCGGCAGCGCCGGAGGCGGGCTCAGCGCGGGTATCGCCTTGCTCGCCAGGGATCGCGGTGGACCTGCGCTCGCCGGTCAGCTCCTGCTGTGCCCGATGATCGACAGCCGCAACGATTCGGCGTCCACAGTAGAATTCGCCGAGCGCGGGGTGTGGGGCAGGGCGGCCAACGAGTTCGGCTGGCGATCCCTCCTGAATGGACAGACGTCGCCATACGCCGTTCCGGCCACGGCGACCGATCTCACCGGTCTCCCGCCCGCCTTCATCGAGGTCGGCGCGGCCGAGATCTTCCGCGACGAGGACGTCGAGTACGCGCGGCGGCTCTGGCAGGCGGGCGTGCCCACCGAACTGCACGTCTGGGCGGGCGCGTACCACGGCTTCGACCGGATCGCCCCGGACAGCGAGGTGGCCCGGGCCGCGCTCGCCGCCCGGGCCTCCTGGCTGCGCCGCATTATCGGCCGAGCATGA
- a CDS encoding aldehyde dehydrogenase family protein encodes MATRLFIDGQWTAAGGGSLPTYDPATGQVIEEVGTASAADVDAAVGAARKALDDPAWAGLLPVQRAALLFQLASLVDEHHEELAALETRDQGQPIGISRQVSVTGAAEHLRYFAGWVTKIQGTTNPVSFPDTLHYTRREPVGVNALITPWNFPLMILVWKLAPALATGNTVVIKPSEVTPLTSIRLVELVHEAGFPPGVVNLVTGDGAVGALLSRHDDVDHLSYTGSTAVGKLITAASAESNLKRLTLELGGKAPSIIADDADIDAAVAGNLAGATLNSGQVCAAYTRFFVDRKREQEFVAKLAAGLEDLKIGPGLDESTQLGPLVSAKHREHVDFLVSTGNEQGAELVTGGKPVDRDGYFYSPTLFAGVADDMTIMREEIFGPVLAVTAYDDPDELLARANDTEYGLAATVWTRDLGVAQRFANGIRAGAVFVNMPSIPDMAAPWGGYKASGWGREMGPWAIDAYTEIKSVWLHYS; translated from the coding sequence ATGGCCACACGCCTGTTCATCGACGGACAGTGGACCGCCGCGGGAGGCGGGTCGCTGCCGACGTACGATCCGGCCACCGGCCAGGTGATCGAGGAGGTCGGCACCGCGTCGGCCGCCGACGTCGACGCCGCCGTCGGTGCCGCACGGAAGGCATTGGACGACCCCGCATGGGCGGGACTGCTGCCGGTTCAACGCGCGGCGCTGCTGTTCCAGCTGGCGTCGCTGGTCGACGAGCACCACGAGGAGCTGGCCGCGCTCGAGACGCGCGACCAGGGCCAGCCGATCGGCATCTCACGCCAGGTCAGCGTCACCGGCGCGGCGGAGCACCTCCGGTACTTCGCGGGCTGGGTGACCAAGATCCAGGGCACCACCAACCCGGTGTCCTTCCCGGACACGCTGCACTACACCCGCCGCGAGCCGGTCGGGGTGAACGCGCTGATCACGCCGTGGAACTTCCCGCTGATGATCCTGGTGTGGAAGCTCGCGCCCGCACTGGCCACCGGCAACACCGTGGTGATCAAGCCCAGTGAGGTCACCCCGCTGACCAGCATCCGCCTGGTGGAGCTCGTGCACGAGGCCGGGTTCCCGCCGGGGGTGGTCAACCTGGTCACCGGTGACGGCGCGGTGGGCGCGCTCCTGAGCAGGCACGACGACGTCGACCACTTGTCCTACACCGGGTCCACCGCGGTCGGGAAACTGATCACGGCGGCGAGCGCGGAGTCGAACCTCAAGCGCCTGACCCTCGAACTCGGCGGCAAGGCCCCCAGCATCATCGCCGACGACGCGGACATCGACGCCGCCGTCGCGGGCAACCTCGCGGGCGCGACGCTGAACAGCGGGCAGGTCTGCGCCGCGTACACCCGGTTCTTCGTGGACCGCAAACGCGAACAGGAGTTCGTCGCGAAGCTGGCCGCCGGGCTCGAAGACCTCAAGATCGGGCCGGGGCTGGACGAATCCACCCAGCTCGGCCCGCTCGTGTCCGCGAAGCACCGTGAGCACGTGGACTTCCTCGTCTCGACCGGCAACGAGCAAGGTGCGGAACTGGTCACCGGTGGCAAGCCCGTCGACCGCGACGGCTACTTCTACTCTCCCACGTTGTTCGCCGGTGTCGCCGACGACATGACGATCATGCGTGAGGAGATCTTCGGCCCGGTCCTCGCCGTCACCGCCTACGACGATCCGGACGAACTGCTCGCACGGGCGAACGACACCGAGTACGGGCTCGCGGCGACCGTGTGGACCCGCGATCTGGGCGTCGCGCAGCGGTTCGCCAACGGTATCCGGGCGGGCGCCGTGTTCGTCAACATGCCGTCGATCCCCGACATGGCGGCACCTTGGGGCGGCTACAAGGCTTCCGGCTGGGGCCGCGAGATGGGGCCGTGGGCGATCGACGCGTACACCGAGATCAAATCCGTCTGGCTGCACTACTCGTGA
- a CDS encoding GntR family transcriptional regulator — translation MTTGDAVNSTTMSKSQIAYHWIKARIDDGTFSPGYRLVFGQIAQELGVSTVPVREAVRRLEAEGLVTYEHNIGAQVAMADESDYQHTMQTLALVEGYAAALAAPSLPGEALDEAKALNAELTACLDNFEPSRFTALNRDFHRVLFGTCPNPQVLDLVNRGWNRLAGLRTSTFSFVPGRAHESVQEHQKILDLFDRNAPAGEIELAVREHRLTTLETFLAWRHP, via the coding sequence GTGACCACGGGCGACGCGGTCAACTCGACCACGATGAGCAAGTCGCAGATCGCCTACCACTGGATCAAGGCGAGGATCGACGACGGCACCTTCTCCCCCGGTTACCGCCTCGTGTTCGGGCAGATCGCGCAGGAACTCGGGGTCAGCACCGTGCCCGTGCGCGAGGCTGTCCGGCGGCTGGAGGCCGAGGGCCTGGTGACCTACGAGCACAACATCGGCGCGCAGGTCGCGATGGCGGACGAGAGCGACTACCAGCACACCATGCAGACGCTCGCGCTGGTCGAGGGCTACGCCGCCGCGCTCGCGGCGCCGTCCTTGCCCGGCGAGGCGCTCGACGAGGCCAAGGCACTCAACGCGGAGCTGACCGCCTGCCTGGACAACTTCGAGCCGTCGCGATTCACCGCGCTGAACCGCGACTTCCACCGCGTCCTGTTCGGCACCTGCCCCAATCCGCAGGTACTCGATCTGGTGAACCGCGGCTGGAACCGGTTGGCCGGGCTGCGCACGTCGACGTTCAGCTTCGTCCCCGGCCGCGCGCACGAGTCCGTGCAGGAGCACCAGAAGATCCTCGACCTGTTCGATCGGAACGCGCCGGCCGGCGAAATCGAACTGGCCGTGCGCGAACACCGGTTGACCACCTTGGAGACGTTCCTGGCCTGGCGGCACCCGTAG
- a CDS encoding SDR family oxidoreductase: MVTGGASGIGRGVAEAFQSAGDRVVIADVDVRAAHDLAGELGAEHVELDISDPGSVDAALALVTDRFGPVEVLVNNAGLAGGGGPLVGLDIGVFDLCMRVNFRGTFLMTRAVGAHMLEAGTRGAIVNITSIGARQPTPGLGHYEATKAAVEALTRSAALELAPHGIRVNAVAPGPVLTPMTAGFASDTAARAAWEARIPLGTIASVADVVPSVLFLASADAGHLTGVSLQIDGGQLLT; this comes from the coding sequence GTGGTGACCGGCGGTGCCAGTGGCATCGGCCGTGGAGTCGCCGAAGCCTTCCAGTCCGCGGGTGACCGCGTGGTCATCGCCGACGTCGATGTCCGCGCCGCGCACGACCTGGCCGGAGAACTCGGCGCGGAGCACGTCGAACTCGACATCTCCGACCCCGGATCGGTCGACGCGGCGCTGGCGCTGGTCACCGATCGGTTCGGCCCGGTGGAGGTCCTGGTCAACAACGCGGGCCTCGCCGGGGGCGGCGGGCCGTTGGTGGGCTTGGACATCGGCGTCTTCGACCTCTGCATGCGGGTGAACTTCCGCGGCACGTTCCTGATGACGCGCGCGGTCGGCGCGCACATGCTGGAAGCGGGCACCCGGGGCGCCATCGTGAACATCACCTCCATCGGCGCCCGGCAGCCGACCCCGGGACTCGGCCATTACGAGGCCACCAAGGCAGCCGTCGAGGCCCTCACCCGCTCGGCCGCGCTCGAACTGGCACCGCACGGCATCCGCGTCAACGCCGTCGCGCCCGGCCCGGTACTCACTCCGATGACCGCCGGGTTCGCTTCGGACACCGCCGCCCGCGCGGCATGGGAAGCGAGGATTCCCCTGGGAACCATCGCTTCCGTCGCCGACGTGGTGCCGTCAGTCCTGTTCCTCGCCTCCGCCGACGCCGGCCATCTCACCGGAGTGAGCCTCCAGATCGACGGCGGGCAGCTGCTCACCTGA
- a CDS encoding aldo/keto reductase, producing the protein MTVIPQRRIGRDGPLTGVLSLGSWHTYDRMDFREAVDLVRTAVDSGITLFDVGVYGFPGAAPVFTDVLFSAMVRAAGIRREDYLFSAKLWLEGYPEHNLRGQLDNALFRAGVEHADLVVLGDLRRDDTDLHRLVLDLNELREAGLIRQWGVNNWSAGTIQALHDFAAAENVPGPAIAQLKYSVARRSIPDGDPFKKVFGELGVTLQSSDIFEGGILLGKNSGARQVGRDPGDIRERIAASAPELAKIAAGLDATPAQLCLAFTLTHPANTTTLFGATSTQQLKDNLGAVDLVERVGAEQLRELVEPYWADRGVVDPEGP; encoded by the coding sequence ATGACCGTCATCCCGCAGCGCCGGATCGGCCGCGACGGCCCGCTCACCGGCGTCCTCTCGCTCGGTTCCTGGCACACCTACGACCGGATGGACTTTCGCGAGGCGGTGGACCTCGTCCGCACCGCGGTCGATTCCGGAATCACGCTCTTCGACGTCGGTGTCTACGGTTTCCCCGGCGCCGCACCGGTTTTCACCGACGTGCTGTTCTCCGCCATGGTCCGCGCGGCCGGGATCCGCCGGGAGGACTACCTGTTCTCGGCCAAGCTCTGGCTGGAGGGCTATCCGGAGCACAACCTCCGTGGCCAGCTGGACAACGCACTGTTCCGCGCGGGCGTCGAGCACGCCGATCTGGTGGTGCTGGGCGACCTCCGTCGCGACGACACCGATCTGCACCGGCTGGTGCTGGATCTGAACGAGCTCCGCGAGGCCGGGCTCATCCGGCAGTGGGGCGTCAACAACTGGTCCGCCGGCACGATCCAGGCCCTGCACGATTTCGCCGCGGCCGAGAACGTGCCCGGTCCCGCGATCGCGCAGCTGAAGTACAGCGTCGCGCGACGGTCCATTCCGGACGGTGACCCCTTCAAGAAGGTCTTCGGCGAACTCGGGGTCACGCTCCAGTCGTCGGACATCTTCGAAGGCGGGATCCTGCTGGGCAAGAACAGCGGAGCGCGCCAGGTCGGCCGCGACCCCGGCGACATCCGCGAGCGCATCGCCGCCTCCGCCCCGGAACTGGCGAAGATCGCGGCCGGGCTGGACGCGACACCCGCTCAGCTGTGTCTCGCGTTCACCCTCACCCATCCGGCCAACACGACCACGCTCTTCGGTGCGACGAGCACCCAGCAGCTCAAGGACAACCTGGGCGCCGTCGACCTCGTCGAGCGCGTGGGAGCGGAGCAGCTCCGCGAACTCGTCGAGCCGTATTGGGCCGACCGGGGCGTCGTCGATCCGGAGGGACCGTGA
- a CDS encoding aldo/keto reductase, whose amino-acid sequence MDEKQNGLGFVTSALSLGSWNTWDRMDFDDAVRLLRYAIDSGITLFDVAHYNMGPHSEQSRTDLLFGEAVRAAGIKRDEYQLCGKLWLWDYPNTGFAEQLATSFDRVGVERAEAVVVGDYFERPDIPRIVTEVAEQIRLGRFDVWGVNNWQAADLDRALDFASREGLPAPRFAQLKYSVVRRSMAEGPFYGAHFEAGRLTLQASDVFEGGVLLGKTPSRKIGADPGGIRESIRAAAMRVAAVAGEFGVSPSQLALAFCLAYTPVANVLFGVSRMAQLEDNLGAVALAASRGSEVRAALEDLWLDRSVATDGTF is encoded by the coding sequence GTGGACGAGAAGCAGAACGGGCTCGGCTTCGTCACTTCGGCGCTGAGCCTGGGATCCTGGAACACCTGGGACCGCATGGACTTCGACGACGCGGTGCGCCTGCTCCGGTACGCGATCGACTCCGGGATCACGCTCTTCGACGTGGCTCACTACAACATGGGGCCGCATTCCGAGCAATCGCGCACGGACCTCCTCTTCGGCGAGGCCGTCCGTGCCGCCGGCATCAAGCGCGACGAGTACCAGCTGTGCGGGAAACTCTGGCTCTGGGACTACCCGAACACCGGTTTCGCCGAGCAGCTCGCGACCTCGTTCGACCGTGTCGGCGTCGAGCGTGCGGAAGCCGTCGTGGTCGGCGACTATTTCGAGCGCCCGGACATCCCGCGGATCGTCACCGAGGTGGCCGAACAGATCCGGCTCGGCCGCTTCGATGTCTGGGGCGTGAACAACTGGCAGGCCGCGGACCTCGACCGGGCACTGGACTTCGCTTCCCGCGAAGGGCTTCCGGCACCGCGATTCGCTCAGCTGAAGTACAGCGTCGTGCGGCGTTCGATGGCGGAAGGTCCTTTCTACGGCGCGCATTTCGAGGCGGGACGGTTGACGTTGCAGGCGTCCGACGTGTTCGAGGGTGGCGTGCTGCTCGGCAAGACTCCGTCGCGGAAGATCGGCGCCGACCCGGGCGGGATCCGCGAGTCGATCCGTGCCGCCGCCATGCGTGTCGCCGCTGTTGCCGGGGAATTCGGGGTGAGTCCTTCGCAGCTGGCTCTCGCGTTCTGCCTCGCGTACACGCCGGTGGCGAACGTGCTGTTCGGCGTGAGCCGGATGGCTCAGCTGGAGGACAACCTGGGCGCTGTCGCGCTGGCTGCTTCCCGAGGTTCTGAGGTGCGGGCGGCTCTGGAGGATCTCTGGCTGGACCGCTCGGTCGCCACGGACGGAACTTTCTGA